The nucleotide window CAAAGAATTGGAAGCCGCATACAAGAAGTTTATGGTAATGGGAAATTCAAAAGCAACGAAAATGACTGGAAAAAACTTCGCAAAGGTAAATCTTGTAAAAGTTGGGGTTCATCAGCCACAGTTTTTGCAACCACACCCTTTAACAGCCAGTTTAACAGGTGCCACAACCACGCTTTTTAAATGACGCTTTTTCCCActctttttatccatagcgtgttttaacaactgttgttttgttgttgatttccttctctGCGTTCTATAACATGAttttcgctatcgttttccaAAAGATGACTAAAAATTAtaagtattatattatttgtcgtatggtagagtggggtgagatgggacatctttagcacataatatctaaatattctgatcgtgttttaaacaattaacaacgatctatgggagttgtgaggatacggttttataatcctttgaatgttttttgtttacgaccgaatgagacgagaaaatagaatgaaaagctgtcccgtTTACCCCCACACTGctatattttttgtcatataTATTGGTACAAATGTCACTAATAGCGGTACTACTAATATACCTCATTCCCAGTGTCTGAAAGATTGCAAAGTTCTTGGTCCAAAGGAAAGCACGAATTCAGTGGACATTATATTTTCAACACTTAAGTAAGAAGATCAAAATtctacaaatttatttaatatagcaGCACTTATGGTGTATTGGAATAAATGGCcaaatctggtttaaatcccagatcgacaaggacctcacccatgtagattAGAATCGAACAACAGTATATtcgattttgtttaaacaaaagacTGACGAttccatttaggcgaaatatatattttattatacaatttgttggactttatttttgtctgttaggtATTTCGTAACACCAGattcttactgtatttctttacacaagaatcgtcctGCTCTGTGAGCACCAGATCAAGGTCAGATTCTCGGAATTTATTCCATGTATTTTCACCATGTATTCTTTTTAGACCAAACAGTGAAAAGACAATTGATTTCAAACAGTTCAAGGTCGGGCTTGAAAAAGTCGCCGCTGAGAAAAAGATTAACAAAGAGGATGTTTTCAACAAAGTGATTAACGGGGGTGGCCCTGTTATGGTTGGTGTAACGGTAAGTATGGCTTCATCGAATTTAATATTTGGAGATTTAAtgatacagtactgtggggtaagatgggataccgttagaaaATAATATCCCGTATTTTCTAACCGTtgttcgtttactaccaaataggacaataaaatagaatgaaaaagtgtcccatctttccccaccctactatgttttttatagttttccaccaaatgggacgagaaaatcgaatgaagACTTACTATTTTACCAAACTTATCATTTGagtgatgttttttttcatttttgtcatttttcaTAACAGAAAACTTCGAAGAGCGGCGGCGTTGAAAAGATGACAGACACGTCACAATACACTGGAAGTCATAAGGAGAGGTTCGGGGCAGATGGCAAAGGAAAAGGTATAACATATTTGGTTTCATGTATTTTGATtgaataacaacaaaaaaatggttaattacgttattgtaaaaatataagttaaataacaAGTAAAATCTTGCGTATATACGACAGTGTAAAAATATAGCCTAACTAACAACGaaaaatcattgtttaaatacaatattgcAAAGAGATTCCAACAAAATCGCGGTTAAATACTGTAATGTAAAAGTATTAGCTAATAACTCATTGTTTGGAAATGATTACACCATTATTCAGGGCACATTTTTAGTTTCACGCCACCAATATTTGATATTTAGGTTTGGATGGCAGAGTCGATAAGGTTGATGCTTCAGGTTATGTTGGAAATTATAAAGGAGATGGAACTTATGATCAGAAAGTctcaaaataattttgtgttGATTATATAgtagtacggtggggtaagatgggacgcgttttcattctcttttattgtcccccccaaaaaacaaaaaaaaaacatagattgtttatagaattatatacccgtaCCTTCACGGCTGTAAAAAGacgttgtcaattgttaaaaacacgaaatatatagaaattcggtgctaacagtatcccatcttaccccacagtactatattgtGCTTCATCTCTCTATATATGTAGTAACAAGTA belongs to Ciona intestinalis unplaced genomic scaffold, KH HT001091.1, whole genome shotgun sequence and includes:
- the LOC100182937 gene encoding tubulin polymerization-promoting protein family member 3-like is translated as MGDKELEAAYKKFMVMGNSKATKMTGKNFAKCLKDCKVLGPKESTNSVDIIFSTLKPNSEKTIDFKQFKVGLEKVAAEKKINKEDVFNKVINGGGPVMVGVTKTSKSGGVEKMTDTSQYTGSHKERFGADGKGKGLDGRVDKVDASGYVGNYKGDGTYDQKVSK